One uncultured Carboxylicivirga sp. genomic window, GAACTACGCCTAATCCGGGAGATGAGAGAGAGCAAACTGATCCATATAATAATGGGCTTTATAAAACCAGCATTGTTGGATATAAAGTACAGTTATGGCGAAGCAAAGATTTGATTGACTGGGAGTATCTTGGTACACCCTATACTTTAGATGATTCTTACAGAAAACAAATGGGATTGAATGAATCAATAACGGATTGGGGTGCTGAAGATAATAAAGTCTTATGGGCGCCTGAAATTCACTGGATAAAAGATAGATGGGCTCTGGTTCATTGTCCCAAAGGTTTCAGTAGTTTGGCATTTTCATCAGGTAAAGATGTAAAAGGCCCTTGGACACATCCGATGGGCGAAGCTTTTGATAAGAAACATGACCCATCTTTATTTCAGGATGATGATGGAAGCTGGTACGCATTGTGGGCAAATACTTACATAGCTAAAATAAAAGATGATTTCTCGGGTTTTGCATCTGAGCCATATTTTATACAACCCGAAGGTAAGAGGGAAGATCCTGCCAATCCTGGAAAATACATTAGTGTAATAGGACATGAAGGGGCAACCATGTGTAAGATTGGTGGTAAATATGTATCATTTGGTACTGCATGGTCAACGGATGAGGGTAGAAAGGGGTCTTACAATCTGTATTACTGTGTAGCAGATTCAATTATGGGACATTACGGCCCACGTAAATTTGTAGGACGATTTTTGGGGCATGGAACTCCGTTTATGGATAAGCAGGGAAAATGGTGGTGTACTGCATTTTTCA contains:
- a CDS encoding family 43 glycosylhydrolase; its protein translation is MNKIVSIVLLSAVFYACNVSSKAKKNTEEGIRQAMSVDEIKAGLASHNKALFIKEHWIRDPYIVLGPDDYYYLTGTTPNPGDEREQTDPYNNGLYKTSIVGYKVQLWRSKDLIDWEYLGTPYTLDDSYRKQMGLNESITDWGAEDNKVLWAPEIHWIKDRWALVHCPKGFSSLAFSSGKDVKGPWTHPMGEAFDKKHDPSLFQDDDGSWYALWANTYIAKIKDDFSGFASEPYFIQPEGKREDPANPGKYISVIGHEGATMCKIGGKYVSFGTAWSTDEGRKGSYNLYYCVADSIMGHYGPRKFVGRFLGHGTPFMDKQGKWWCTAFFNGDVPPLSDDNIVSKDLGETAQTINKRGTTIVPLEVKILDDGEIYIRAIDPEYATPGPDENQKFTK